In the Bombus fervidus isolate BK054 chromosome 13, iyBomFerv1, whole genome shotgun sequence genome, ttggattttttcttttgtaacttCGATACTGTGTGATCTATATCTGATTTCAATTTTGCTTCATTTACTTCATGCTGCTTTTTTAAAAGTTCCGCTTTTAAACCCACGAGGgatgaaaaatttacattaatctTTTTCGTGTTATTCAtcatgaaataattttgttgaCAAGTATTACTGTTTGTAATTCACTCGCATTTAGAAAATAGTGTACGATGATTTTAAGTATTTCGGTAACTTGATATAAGTTTTCTCTGATTTGTGACTTTATTCCAGAGCACCtactgaaataaattaaatattttattatgaattgttttattaaatgtcaAAGTGAAACAACAATTATAGGTTATGATATTACTAACATTACCTTCGGGGTGTAtttaaatcataaattttaatctgtataatttaaaaaagatttatatatatatataaaataagaaaatttaatcttaTTTTAAGGAATCCTAATTTCAAGTAACATATTTAATAGTTcctaaattttgtttatatgaAAACTAACACGAATGACTCTTTCGAAGATCTTCATGCCAATATGTGAAATCGGTAACTACTGTTAGTAAtactacatatgtatatcattgtgagaataaaagaaatcggAATTTgtattaagaatattataaaaattaattaacattaagtaattattattaaaaagaatatttacataaaatgtaggcacatataaatatttaatattattttaagaatttaaaaaataaaaacacaagAATAGAGCAATAAGGATTATATCTCGTGGTTAAGAAagtataaacaaaaataactACGTGTAACTAATGTTAATGCTTGTAActttatataaacaaaaaaataatgtaaatttttaagttacatgtcaataaattttgtatatttaaaatatgtattacatgtaattttataatgtaaattcTTCTGTTcgatattcttttaatattctattctcATGAATATTTAATGTGGCAAGGTAATAaacgtgaaatatattttggaaaatatcctgacgaaaattgtttttaaaaattaccaaAATCATCTTTCTCGATGTTTTATCTCATtgaaaattccattaaaatataattgcatTTTACAGgcataaattttcattctattcaatttcattttagtaatattatttgttaaatacgATATGAATATACATACTCATTATGTCTAGATTAATCTCTTTTACTATTAACaacaattttgataattaaatattttactttactaaaaaatgtaaataacagAGTAGCATTAAACGAGATTAAGGATGACTCCGCGATATATTCATTCTCTtatatattacttaaaattcggATTATTTCATGATACAATTTCatagaatacaattttattagaataaaCCCTAAACAGTAACCAATTAAATGCTTACgccataaatataaaattaacgaaaaatttaaaatagcagtaaataaaagataaaggaAATCCTTTTTTGTAACACTTTAAGACATCAAGTGGTTATCTCAATGTATTAATGaatcatataaaaaaagtCTTCAAAAGTTATGATATTTATAGGTACAAAGAAAagcttaaaattattataatttaatcaagGATTAGATAAAtgttaaatgaataaatattaagataaaatGATTTGGAAGGGTGTAAAACATTGGGGCCTTAGGCTCCATTCTTAAGAgctgtaaatatttcataaaaaagttGGTTTACTTAGTTGCAAAGTAAGCATAGCATGTTGCTGCGTGTATTTAGGGGAATTACGGTTGTTAGAAGGATTTGATCCGTTGATATCTTGTCGCCACTCGTCAATCCGAAAATCGATTGTCGATTATCAAACTCATTCGAAACCTGAAGCTGCCGATCTGCTACTATGTTAGTTTAGTCGTGTAACTTGCAGACTTGCGGACACCAGTTAATGCAACGAACACGTTATTGCATGTTGGGCACCGGTAAGTGGTAAGTAATCATGCGACGTTCTGTAGTATTTAGTTATTTATGTTTAACGAGTGGTTTGTAGTATTtagtcatatatatatatatcactttttatatgtaaaatataacaataatagtataaaaattagtttttaaatatatcttagATACTCGTTAAACGAAATGGCACCCCGTAAGCCTACGAAACATTCGGAGGCAGAGGTTGTAGAGAGATCTGCGGAAGCCGACGATGTGTCGCCcccgaagaagaaaaaaactgTAGCGAAGGCTGCGAGTAAAAGTGACGAGGAAAAGCAAATTAGGTTTCCGAGAGCTGCAAAATCAACTAAAACCGAGCAGACAGAAGGTACAGAAACGGCCACGGCGGTAACTAGGAACGCGAAAACAAAACCCAAGGCATCAGCTAAAACCGCCTCAGTGACTGAAAAACCAAACTCTAAAATCAAGTCTACGCCGAAGAGGAACAAAGAGGCTGCGGAAAAAGGTGATACGAATCCAGTCAACGAGAAGGTGAAAAATGCCGAGGAAACTGAAACGAAAAAGACACGCGCTAAAGCCACAGCGAAAAAGGCGGGAATCAATGTAGACGAAGAATGTACGtatccgaaatttttctataagtTTGTAATATCATTGTTAATATATGTTTTTTGAATGAGAATTTTCATATACGAAAAACTTGTTTGTCttgtttgttaatttttacTGCTTATTTGATTTGTAAGGTAATGTGGTGGTTACGCGATAATTTTCGAACGCGCATTGGGAATATGTACAATCACGAAGAAAGATATTAAAGCTTTTTAGTTTAAAACATATACAGTAgctacgaaaaatatttatacgccatatttattatagcatttataTATTAGTTAATTAGATCCAAGTATGTTAAATTTTGTGTCTTATAGTAGTGTTCCCACATGactaaaataaattgatattgtgataatgaaatgtagaagctattaaaaaaatatttcattaggaAATAAGTGAATCTACAAATACTTTGTACAGCCACTATAATTTTAGGATAAATATTCTTAGCATGggattttatgaattttttacaaattcattGGGAATGTTCATTTAGTGGTTTATACATACGTAAAAACATTAAACATTGTATATGAAGACTGCAGGAGAAAGACATGATAAAtcagatttttttatttatatgagATATGTGATACACACATATCACCaaaattgtctttttatttaatttaattatgggGTTTTTTTCAAAACATTTACATCAAAAGTAATGGTTATCATATTTTAGGTATTAACTACATCATTAGGTTTCTTTTACGTAACTTCATggatttattatttagaagACTTATATCAGTGGACTTAATTAgttgtttctttatttaattctttgtgGAATGGGGTATCTGACTTTTGGGTGTACGAGATGAAAGCTTTTGGAGTATTCTATAAGTGAAAGATACATGCCTCAAGGTcatattttaaaagttataaacattattttatgttcATGAAATTTGTACTTCATTATAAGGAAAGGTTATGTAAGCAActtatagataaaaatataacttaaTTTCTTTAGAACATAAATTGTTTGTTTGAGACATACAGCGAAAGTCTGATATTGTGAGGCAGAAATGTGATATGGGTGGGGAAGACTAAGATCTAACATTTATGGAAGATAATTCTAACAAGAAATAAGATTTATACAATGAAAACAGTTTAGTTTATTCTGAAAAAGTGCTATAGAAATCATATAGAAAGTCGCTATGTGTCTATAAATACTAACATACCTCAGACATTCAGGCGACTATATGCCTAAACGTGTCTGTAACTTAAAAGGACTTAAAAGGTGGCTATTTAACAATCAGTCTGCAAAGGATTAACTGTGTTATACTAAAATACATCCTTTTTATCACTAAATAACATCAAAATCAGGAAATCAACAGAATTGTACTTattactgtatatatatagaatttattatacatgtattaaCATGATGATCATATATTCATTTCAGCTAAGGGAAAGTCAAAGGGAAGAGCCAAAAGAGAACTCGTTAATGAAAATGCTGAAAATTTAGAAGCACCagctacaaaaaagaaaaagcaagcaAATACTGAGCCAACATCAAAGGAAAGTAAACCAAAGGCaaaaacaacaaaaaagaAGGTTGATGTACATGatgatacaaaaaataaaacttctaATAGAACTAACAACAAAGCTAAAGCTACTATCAATAATGAGACTGAAAACGATGTTAAAACAGAAGATGATAAATCCAGGAAAGTAACAGCACCAAGGAAAGCAAGGGGTCGTAAAAATGAACCTAATTCAGATGATATTACAAAAGATGATGAAGGAGTGAAAGCAACAGAAAAATTTCCCTCAGACTCGATACTTGTTACCTTCAGAACAGATACTAACAATGAAAGTGAAACTACTGAAAATAATGAGCTAGAATCAGCTCAAACTGCTAAAAAAGGACGGaatgtaaagaaaaaagaagcacCACAAAAGAAACCTACTAAAATGCGTGGTAAAGCTGCTTTTAGTGAAGATGATATTGATGCAACAAAAACAGTGAAAGAAAcacaaaagaaaacaaataaagAATCAGTAGCTACTACAAAGAGAGGACGGGGGAAGAATGCGGATAATATAACTGCAgaggagaagaaaatattgaattcgTCAGAAACATTAAATAGTAGTAATATGCAGAATTCAACAGAGGATAATGGTAAAAAAGAAGATTCAGAAAAAGAAGAGGCAAAATACACCAAAATGTTGGGGTCGCCCAAAAAGCTAgatgaaatacatataaagGATGAAATGGGTGAAAATAATGTAATGAGTACATCAGTacacgaagaagaaaattaacaatatatGTTCTATTTTTACTTGATACGTTTCttcgaaaaaaatatatcattaatattttaatatatttgataaagatACAAATACTATGAGTATTTCTATGTCTAGAAATTCTCAAGAAATACATACattgtaaaatttgaataatacatTTTGGTTATACATTGTTTCAAAAATGGTTATTTGtactttctataaaatattttacatattatagcTCCAGTAACTTcttgttaatataatattttacggttaagaaaatgttattataaaaagtacatATAAACACTTCTTAGTATATTTAATAGGTCTACAATATTTAAAGCagttaatttgtttttaatggCAGAATTACTAGTGTAGAATGAAGAACAACATTGAACATTCCATCAGTCCTTTAATAATTAGTCATTTGTAACACTAGAATGCCAGTGTTACCTAAtgatatattgaaaaaatacgtttcttaatttttttacatttcatttaaagatgaaaaaaggaagaaagcgTGTTTCTTGTTACAAACCATTtacatataagaaaatatattttgtaatactttataatattctatggTGTACTAAACGAACACATATTGTCAttctaaaaaatacaatagcgttccttttagaattttattatgttttataattattaagtaaGTACTTTCTGAAATGCATTGAAGAATGACAAACAAAAAAGTGTGAGCAACCCATTTTACATTGCATTATTTTGagttcaataaatatttacatttagatTAATATGATTTGATTATGATTGTTTGTAACATTAacttgtttatatttttgcatttcctTTTATGGTAAAGTTATTCTTAATGTTTgacaaaaatatatcattactgatacaatatattttgtttatatgcatttttttgcaaatatgaatataaattattagaaaaatttttgaaattttcaatcataAAGATCATATGtgtatgtttttatatatgcGGAGATTATGGACAAAGTAATGtgaatatattcataaaataattatcaattatcattaacaagaaatatttctacttTAATAATCAACAGTTAAGAGTTCCTACGATAAATCAGAATTTACcatttactatatattttcacTTTCTATTTTAGTCAAATAAAGATTATTTTGCATAACTTTTAAGATTTTCAGTAATTATTGTAACTGTAATTGCGTAGATTAACGTAACCTATAATAATGtgtttcgaataataatttgcaGGAGAATACTTGcccaattacaattttatttcttaatttttattcttttttgttttgacaaatgtaaatatgaaaatagacgtaaatatatacaaaaatatatatgtatgtttatctttattattaatatttgtattaataaactttttaataagCATAGCAATATGCAAAACTTTCTAATAATGTAcatttcaaaaaatgaaaagagtaTAAAAGGTTATCAATTTGTCAAATTCAGGTTTAGTTTTAAACTAAAAAAGATTGAACtgtagaattatttcaatgttCGCGCCAAAGTGTTAATTTCAGTTTTATTCTATGTTTCTAGTAAAGctactataatttatttactggAAAACTGTATGATTCATTATAAATACGTATTGTTCCTcaattttcagatttttttaaaaagaaaagagcttgatttgttttattgtttttcttCTGATTACAAACTTTTACAGTGATTTTGCCAAAGGAAAGCGTTTTTCAAAAGCAGAGATTTCAGAAGTCATTTTGCTTCTATTTCATCATGCAGTTCTTAATGTTTGTTTCGCACCAAATTCAAATTGTAGATTGCTACATTGCATGTTCTTATTGTATTCTTTTCGCACAACGCCTTTGAcactcttttcctcttttttttatttactactttacatatatatcccaacataaaagtataaaattacgaaactTAATTTaatgacaaaaagaaaatacaattatagaaaattaaaagctGCCATAATGCTTCTATCAAGAAGTTAGTGATTTTACCTAatacttcttatatttttccacCACCCATGTTCATTGAAATATCatcgattttatataaaaaataatgtattttttattaatgaaaaagaaaataattggcaattttacgtttataaaataagaagctTTGTGGATGCTCCTTAGTGATAAATTCTCAGAAAGATGGCGCTCGATTAATAGAATGCCCGCGCGTAAAGATGACGTAGTGCTATCTATAAGATTGTAGTAACTTAAAACGCTCTCCGTTGTGGATCAAGGAAGCAGTGAGAAACAACGGCGGAAGTGGGGATCGTGCgccattttctatttttgtatagCAGTGAACTAGTGTTGTATGTGTACATTTTGTGTGATAAATCGAtggattattaaataattgacGGAGGACGTGCCGATGTAATGAAATGATATTCAGTAACACGTGCTTCGAATCTCACGcgatcaattattattttgcgtTCATCTTCTGCATAACCCGTGCGTAAAACCGTAGCCCTCGTTCAGCACGTAAACactttttcttcatttctctTTTGAACGAAGTGAGAGTGGCCACCGAGAGCCATCGGTATTAGAACTGTTACCTGGTCGAGTCAACGTTTAAAACTGTATCGTTtgacccccccccccccctccctCAACCGCGGAATCCTTTCCTCGcttttaaagataaaattcgAGGCATAGAAGGAAAAACCAGTCTGTGATACTAAACAGTACTAAGGTATATAGCTAGAATATAAACTCAACaattagatatatatgtatgtatggcGTATGAGACGTAGATAGATCTCACATAAAAGATCTAGAAAAAATAAAGTCTGTATAGTGTGTGCTGTGAATTTTACCTTACTCGAAGGATAAACGTGGTAAAAAGCAGAATGTCTCAGGAATCTGTGACAAATGACAAGCAACTGCCAACTCCTAAAGATAAAGGTATGAGATCGTCTAGTTTACATTCTACTACGTTAATTATATGtttctatatgtatacgtgtatgtatgtgtatatattgtaAGTATACAtccatatatatgtatacatgtacatacatatatgcatatgtatattttattattattgtatcacTTTATATGTATTGCATTCATtttagtattatatttatatatatctatttatttatttatatatttttattattattgtatcattttatatatacatatacatatatatatatgtatacacagtACACACATATAAATGATCTataagaattatttcttttttaggtATATGTTCAAATTATGATTGTAATTTgctgaattttatatattaaaataacttttGATGTCTACTTTGTTACTATCGTTGTAAGATTTATGTCATCGTAACATAGATGTTATTGTGCAAtgtttttctgtttttaaagaaaagtaatatttaagtTATGGTAAAGAtaggtatattttaatatttgtacttacaaatttttattatcttccttttaaaacgttctttcttactgtaattttttattaaagcagaaattatatatgaattttgatgaaagttttaatatgaaaatttgtttggaAGGTGAGAATAGTAATACATAtttgattttctttgaaatgtGTGTGAAAAGCTCACtcttaaagatatttatatatatatatgtacatataaaaattattggaattattGTTCTGTGTTTTATGTATAGAAATGTCTATGAATAGCTTGtaatggaagaaaaagattgTTCTCTTATTAGTAATGTCataatttcaaaaaagaatatttaaattttggtTATTTGATTACACATTGCTTGTTCATATGTTTAAgcataaaaaatcatatagtgaaaaatataataactataGTAAATATAGTAAAATGTGGTATTATAACAAGAAATTTagatagttttatttatctcacagcttttttaaaatttgtatagatAAATACTGATGTAGTATCTATAACATGAATGTATAATaacgtatgtatattatcAAAGAAggcaaaatatttgttaaagatattaatattcatttcaaGGTATTGAAAGTtaagttatttatatattttaaattagttaaCAAACATGATTTGTGTATCTAACATAtaatcataaataatattagaacgttatataaatgatataaataataacataatgtGGTAGGTATATATGCAAAAAATTCATAGTTACAAGATAAACAGGACATTTTAtgatgtacaatattttttttaattcattcagTACATTATCATTTTTAAGTATTAACTATATCAATATTCATTttctaacttttattttaaatattattggtaataacaaatatgataataattattgtgcCAAAAAgatctatttaaaattaaataaatatatgtagaaatatctaaatatttatttgtccaGAAAATATCAGTTACAaattacgttcaaacgtacCTACAAATAAAACCAGTAAGACATAGGTTGACAATAACGTTCTCAGGGACATACTTGATTGGATTGTAAACTCTGTCCGCCTAAAAACCAGCTGCCGGTTTAGTCAGTTTGTATCGTGCTGTACGACGTGTAGTATCTATGAAAATTTAAGAGTTTCGTTTCTTAGGCGTGTTACATGAACGTAAAcgcaatcagaaaaattcgACAAATTAGAAGAGATTAAAAAACAATAAGCTTTATTCAATAGTGAAAAAATCATATGAATCGATCAAAGTTATACATTACCGACATATAACtttacatttctttatttttcaccGTTTCCGTGTTAAGTTGGTTTGAAACGGCAGTTCTTCGTCCGTCTCGTCCTtcgttgataaatatttgttcgaCTACTTGATACGATTTCAACCAACGAACCGACAGTATCGATAAAAgtataaacgaaataaattcgaggaaattaaaatgaaactaGACAACACACGCGGTGTTACTGTTATTTCGAATTGGTATCGACGACCAAGAAAACGTCCGCTGGTAGGACCAACAGGATCGCCTCTGTTAGATGTGACTTTAGCTATTCAAACAAGGCCTTTTCGGTGGTCACGCAAAAATAAATCTACTAACATTACAAAACGGGTTACTTTTCGTAAGTACTTCTGCAGTGAATAGCCAATATCTCATTTTGGAATTGAAGGTTGGAAAGAATCTATCACATCACGCGTTCAAATCTTCGCTAAGTCTAACACCAATGGCGGAACTTAAAGTTCGTTATTCTATATCATTTATACACAAATTCAAGTGGTTTGATAGTTTTTAATGgctattaaataattcgaaaattattatttactataaattttataaacttatatttgaaatatctttttagcTAATCAAATACAAGTTATATTTATAGGTACCTTAATACTTACAATGGTTATTGTAAAAGATATTGGCACATACCGTTATTTTTCAAAGAACCATTTTTTTAGTAGattctacatttcattttcataatatcaaatttttatactcaAGTGAAAATACATTCTAATtacatgaaatttaatatatttaattaatatgttaaatgctataataaatacaataatgtgTAAATGTGTAATCACTATATATAGtagtttaattttgtttttagtaCAGAATGAAAAAACAGataaattgatatatatatgtaataaaaatatataattcaatttttaaaaaaaatacagatGACCTTGAAATCTTTGAAACGCCTCTACTTCCGATGCAACCATATGTACCACGTGATGCATCATATATagaattcattaaattttgtataccgaatttttcttctatctcGTATAattttgacgttataacttatgtatcatatcatgtcagattatattttaaataaagaaaaattgtagatTTTTCATAAGATCAACAACTGCTTgtacttaataataattttgcccgtgcatatatatatatatgatgtaAACTATATACAACAGAATActattaatgttttatttttaacattctaAAGGAGGAAGTGCGTGTATAAATagataatacataaatttatatttcttattttaactGTTTTTCAGGAGATGAAGCAATTATATCTATGTCGGTGGCTGGGGAGGTAACCGACACTTCAATTATGGAAGTAGGCCGTTCAAGACCTCAATTCCAATATTCCCGGGTACGATGtgtacttttattattaacttacGAAATATTCTACCGAAATGTCATATACGATTAACTTCTTAAGCGGATACACCGGATATATCCGCCACAGCAAGTCGCTTGAGCCTAGTGGATACACATACATTCCcgtttatatattgtattaggaCACCTGCTAGTTCCATATGAAACGTGTCAATTAATAAGTACCaagaaattaatcgattagaattttatattcatgcGACATTACATATGTAAAAAGCAATGTTTGTATTTGTATAAACTGCTCGTAAAAACAACAATAATATActaaattatgataattatgtATTGACCTTAACagttttctaatttaaattctattgaaaaattttaagaCGATCTGTAATCATCTATAATATACGTGGAGTTAATGttcctaatatttatgaacaggGATGTATATCTATCGCAGCAAGATAATTATATGGTACGTTAATGTTAAGGAAAGCTATCCGCTTCTGTCAGCCAAATGTAGAAAGTTTATTGGTtcaatttaaacatttatgtttacattttgtatctttttacagcgtgtgttattattattcagaATTATTGGCACCAATACTTTGCTCAATGACTCGATTACGAAAGCTGATCTCATCTTTTCGTATCATTGATTTTGAAACATCCATATAAAAGATTaatctataatattaaaaatttagaatttaatttaaaattataaattattgaataattttctaatatcttATATACTACTGTACCATAACATGAACCAGTCAGAAGTCAAACTGATTAACTCTATCAAGGTCAGTCATTTAGTTCCTAAAGAATTAAGTATACATAtagtatactatatatatatatatatatacatatatatatatttatataagttGTATTGAGTTGCTCATTCAACTGCAAATATCACtgcaaattgaaaatattcttctccACTTAAGAGGTTAAACATGTATCGTAGATTAGATTTTttgatgaaataataattcatgGACTAATC is a window encoding:
- the LOC139993409 gene encoding uncharacterized protein → MAPRKPTKHSEAEVVERSAEADDVSPPKKKKTVAKAASKSDEEKQIRFPRAAKSTKTEQTEGTETATAVTRNAKTKPKASAKTASVTEKPNSKIKSTPKRNKEAAEKGDTNPVNEKVKNAEETETKKTRAKATAKKAGINVDEESKGKSKGRAKRELVNENAENLEAPATKKKKQANTEPTSKESKPKAKTTKKKVDVHDDTKNKTSNRTNNKAKATINNETENDVKTEDDKSRKVTAPRKARGRKNEPNSDDITKDDEGVKATEKFPSDSILVTFRTDTNNESETTENNELESAQTAKKGRNVKKKEAPQKKPTKMRGKAAFSEDDIDATKTVKETQKKTNKESVATTKRGRGKNADNITAEEKKILNSSETLNSSNMQNSTEDNGKKEDSEKEEAKYTKMLGSPKKLDEIHIKDEMGENNVMSTSVHEEEN